The following coding sequences are from one Triticum dicoccoides isolate Atlit2015 ecotype Zavitan chromosome 4A, WEW_v2.0, whole genome shotgun sequence window:
- the LOC119285530 gene encoding ABC transporter I family member 20-like, with product MAPTVEIRNLTFTYPGIDGKPPPGAPPLIEDVCFSLEAGQRCLLVGSNGAGKTTILKILGGKHMVDPSMVRVLGRSAFHDTALTSSGDLCYLGGEWRRDVAFAGYQVNIQMDISAEKMLFGVTGVDPQRRDELIKILDVDLTWRMHKASDGQRRRVQICMGLLKPFKVLLLDEITVDLDVLARANLLTYLKKECAEQGATIIYATHIFDGLDDWPTHIVYVAHGKLQLALPLEKVKEMSQLSLMRTVERWLRKERDEDRRKRKERKEKGLPAFDKVIEGSRVVNNGWAAGRLTSTIAGEENFSLSSNSVLR from the exons ATGGCGCCAACGGTGGAGATCAGGAATCTCACCTTCACCTACCCGGGAATCGACGGCAAGCCGCCGCCCGGAGCACCGCCCCTCATCGAGGACGTCTGCTTCTCCCTCGAAGCCGGTCAGCGCTGCCTTCTCGTCGGCTCCAACGGCGCAG GTAAGACAACGATACTGAAGATACTAGGCGGGAAGCACATGGTGGATCCGAGCATGGTTCGGGTCCTGGGGAGGTCGGCCTTCCACGACACGGCGCTTACCTCCTCCGGAGACCTCTGCTACCTTGGCGGCGAG TGGAGGCGCGATGTTGCCTTTGCGGGCTACCAGGTGAATATACAGATGGACATTTCGGCAGAGAAGATGCTATTTGGTGTCACTGGCGTTGATCCTCAGAGAAGAGATGAGCTTATCAAG attttGGATGTTGACCTTACCTGGCGGATGCACAAGGCATCAGATGGTCAGAGGAGAAGAGTCCAGATTTGCATGGGACTTCTCAAGCCATTCAAG GTTCTTCTTCTTGATGAGATAACAGTTGATCTTGATGTGTTGGCAAGAGCAAATCTGTTGACATATCTAAAGAAGGAATGTGCGGAACAAGGTGCAACAATTATCTATGCCACACATATCTTCGATGGCCTGGATGACTGGCCAACTCACATT GTCTATGTTGCTCATGGGAAGTTGCAACTAGCGCTGCCATTAGAAAAGGTGAAAGAAATGAGCCAGTTATCGCTCATG AGAACAGTAGAGCGCTGGCTGAGGAAAGAGAGGGACGAAGACAGGAGGAAGAGAAAGGAACGGAAGGAGAAAGGCCTCCCGGCATTCGACAAGGTCATTGAGGGGAGCAGAGTAGTGAACAACGGGTGGGCAGCAGGAAGGCTCACTTCGACGATAGCCGGGGAAGAGAACTTTTCTCTCAGTTCAAACAGCGTTCTTCGGTAG